A single Triticum dicoccoides isolate Atlit2015 ecotype Zavitan chromosome 2A, WEW_v2.0, whole genome shotgun sequence DNA region contains:
- the LOC119354460 gene encoding uncharacterized protein LOC119354460, with protein MEVVQWGGWIFPFWRLVLAAPREGAGSGRRMLQCDVELVPASGGSQVVGPWAVAGLPWPSSSAGAVGVAAAKKKRKMTDLNELPPDLNEIPHDVDQQQPSVPPGANADYETENGRSVYYTQITRVPNPIGHDNVAGQSSTRGAPIAVSLQSENHTLDDTSTAANVPCPTRTELGAGVVDGVVQGEEREDEAGSQPMEPYTGMRFGSLQIAKDHYNKYALRMGFSVKINTSRRTARTNVLVKQRFCCNKYKK; from the exons ATGGAGGTGGTGCAGTGGGGTGGCTGGATATTCCCCTTTTGGCGGCTGGTTCTTGCTGCTCCGCGAGAGGGCGCTGGATCTGGACGCCGGATGCTTCAGTGCGACGTGGAGTTGGTTCCAGCCTCTGGTGGCTCACAAGTGGTTGGGCCATGGGCGGTGGCGGGGCTGCCATGGCCCTCTTCGTCGGCTGGTGCAG TGGGTGTGGCAGcagcaaaaaagaaaaggaaaatgactGATCTCAATGAGTTGCCTCCTGATCTCAATGAGATTCCTCATGATGTGGATCAACAACAACCCAGCGTACCACCAGGAGCTAATGCTGATTATGAGACAGAAAATGGGCGCTCTGTTTACTACACGCAGATAACCCGTGTGCCTAACCCTATAGGCCATGACAATGTCGCAGGGCAGTCATCAACCCGTGGTGCTCCTATAGCTGTGTCTTTGCAGTCAGAGAATCATACTCTTGATGACACGAGCACCGcggcaaatgttccttgtccaaccAGGACTGAGCTCGGAGCTGGTGTTGTTGACGGCGTTGTGCAAGGAGAGGAAAGAGAGGATGAGGCTGGTTCTCAGCCCATGGAACCCTATACTGGCATGAGGTTTGGCAGTCTTCAAATTGCTAAGGATCACTACAACAAATACGCCCTACGGATGGGTTTCTCTGTCAAGATTAACACCTCTAGGCGGACAGCTCGCACCAATGTATTGGTAAAACAGCGGTTTTGTTGCAACAAGTACAAgaagtga